CTAATTTTTTGTATCGTTCATCGAGTAACTACGCCTAAAGTCTGGCGTATAAGGGGCTGCTTAAAAACAGAAAGGTTATCCATTGTAGCCAGAGCAAAATTACGCCCAATTCGCATCGCAGGAAGGTCATTAGAAAAAGTATGCACCAAAGAACTGGTTAACCAAATCGTATCATTTCGGTCTTTTTCTCTACGCTGGTGAAAGCGCATTAAGCCTTTAAAGCAACCAGCATCATGCCGCTGTTTAATGATTTCTTCCGCCAAAGAAGCGACATCACGAATACCTAAATTAAACCCTTGTCCAGCAATAGGGTGAAGCGTCTGTGCTGCATTGCCAATAATTGCAAATCGATGGGAAATATTCTGCTGGCGATGACGAAGTAACAGAGGATAATGCGCGCGTTGGCCGATTTTATGTATGTGACCTAAACGCCACCCAAAGTCATTTTGCAACCGCTGTAAAAACTCAGCATCGGATAACTTGATGATAGAACGAGCTTCATCAGGGCGAAGACACCATACTAAAGACATACGGTTATTGCTCATTGGCAAAAGAGCAATCGGTCCATGCTCTGTGAAGCGTTCAAATGCCTGACCACAGTGAGCTTCATTGGTAACAACGTTGGCAATGATTGCCATTTGGTTAAAGTCATGTTCGGTGTATGTCATTCCAATTTGCTGACAACACTGCGACACTGCACCATCCGCAGCAACAAGTAGCTTAGCTTCAAGGCACTCTCCACTTTCAAGCTCAATATTGACGTTATCCTGTTCACGGTGAATTTTCATCACCGAATCGGGACAAAATAAAGAGATATTATTCCGCTCAGCTAAGAGCTTTTGGTAAATCTTGCCAACATCGGCCAATTCCACAACGTAGCCTAATGCTTCAACGCCAACTTCTTGCTTAGTTATTTCGGTCATACCCGCATGAGTACGATCCGAAACATGAATACGTTCAATTGATGTAGCATAAGGTTCTAGTTCAGACCAAAGCTGGAGTTGGCGTAAGATATTAATCGTGCCATAGGACAAAGCAATTGAACGAGAATCAAATCCAGGGTGCTGGCCCGATTGTGCTTTAAAAGGCTCGACTACCGCGATTGTCAGGCTGCCCTCAGACAAATGATCGAGTGCTAGGGCCAGCGTCGCTCCAGCCATCGCTCCACCAGCAATAACCACATCATATTGAGTCATATTTACCTCAAACGCTGCCTAAGATTAATGGATAGTTGGTGGGGTTTGAGGGGTGTTAGGACGGTGGCCATGTTCAGCATGAATGGTCAGGACACACGCTTTTACATGCTCAATCACTTGTTCAAGTAGTTGCGCTTGTTCAGTAAGATCATCTTCCTCATCAATACCCAATTTGGCAATTTCTTCAAGATCAGCCAAAGCCTCTTTGACGTCATCCGACGCTTTACTTAAAGTAATGCCCGCCAAACCTAAGCCTGAAATAAAGTGATTTACAAAATCAGAAAGGCTATCGGCTAAAGTAAAGATGCCTTCATCTCCAGGTTCCTCGATAAGCAATAAAGAGAGCTCCATTGACGTGCCTGTTAACTCATCAGCAGTTACTTTAAACACTTGTTGAGCAAGCGCCAGAGCGGCTGTCGGCCAGCCCATTCCTTCATTGGTGTAATCAAATAGAATCGGTTGCCATGTGTTATCACTTGTTGCGATACCACCACTGAGCATCCCCGTCAATAAACCATGCAGTTCAGCAGGGGTAACAGCTAGATTGGCCGATTTTAATTCATTAGCAATAGATTGGTATTCTGGAAGCATGATTTCACTCATTTCTTGCATCATTATGTATCGCTATATCCTATCATCAAGCCCACTTGTCTGAAACGACTATCCCTGCCAATTTTGAACACCATTTGCTCAATTTGTCCAATTCCTGTGTGATCACTCAACCATTTCCATTTCTATTATGGGAAATGCTTGAATCTTAATGGCGGTTTTCCTATAGTTTCCTCCTCGGTAGTTGCATTGAGCAATGCCTTAGATATCGCGAGTGTAGAGTCTATTCATTATGAGTAATCAAGCGGTTGAGGTTGAAATCCTTGGCAAAATGACACGAGTAAACTGTCCAAGTGGACAGGAAGAGTCACTGATCGCCGCAGCAAAAGATCTCGATCGACGATTGAAAGAGATGGCTGAACGTACTAAGGTAACCAATGAGATTCAACTACTGACTTTTGCTGCTTTAAATATTTGTCACGAGCTGCAAACAAAATCTTATGAAGCAAATGGTCAGCAGCGAGAGATAACCGAGCGAATGGAAAAGCTCAATAACTCTCTAGAACAAGCGCTGACAAAGACGATGCAAGGACAGCAATAAGAACCAAATTTACCCTGGGGTGTTTGTCAGACGGATTTAAGTCCCTGAGCCGATAAGCAATCCTTAAGGGTTAGTACTTGATAACTATTGAGCAAGCTTGGCATGCACCGAGAAGCCTACGGTTATCATTGCTGATCCGCCTTGAACCAGCTGGTTCAAGGGCCACAATCCTCAACGGCACCCTGGGGTATCCTCAATATGTCAGATTTATCTCGACAAACACTACGCAAAACAATTCGACAACTGCGCTTATCTCTAGAGCGCGAAAAACAAATTCACGCGGGTAAGACACTGGTTAAGCAATGTGCACTGTTGCCAGAAATCCAACACGCGCAACATATTGCTCTTTACCTTGCCGCAGATGGTGAACTTGACACAGCACCACTTATTGATTGGTTATGGCAACAAGATAAATCGGTTTACCTACCTGTCCTTCATCCTTTCTCTCCGGGCCACTTACTGTTTCTCCTTTATGACAAACAAAAATCGTTAGTTCCAAACCAATATGGTATTTTAGAGCCCAAATTAGACATTACTGACTTAAAGCCTCTAAAAGAACTGGACATCATTTTCACCCCATTAGTTGCATTCGATAATAATGGCCAGCGGCTTGGTATGGGTGGAGGCTATTACGACCGCACACTTTCCGGTTGGTTTAATAGCGGAGAAGGTGCCAAGCCCATTGGCTTAGCGTATGACTGCCAGCAAGTAGAACAACTTCCTAGCGAAGCTTGGGACATCCCTCTGCCTAAGATCGTGACACCCAGCAAAATCTGGCGATGGGAAAAATAAAGCTGACTCGTTATAATCACGCCGAAAATAACAACGAACCCTCAATCAGGAGATAGGTATGACCCAAGATGAAATGAAAAAAGCGGCTGGTTGGGCAGCTCTCAAATACGTTGAGAAAGGCAGCATTGTCGGTGTGGGTACCGGCTCGACCGTCAATCACTTCATCGATGCCTTAGGCAGTATCAAAGATGATATCAAAGGTGCAGTGTCTAGCTCTGTTGCTTCTACTGAACGCCTCAAAGAACTCGGTATTGAAGTCTTTGAGTGCAACGACGTGATCAAATTAGATGTCTATGTCGATGGTGCAGATGAAATTAACGCAACACGTGACATGATCAAAGGTGGCGGTGCAGCCCTAACTCGTGAAAAGATCGTTGCTGCCATCTCTGATAAATTCGTATGTATTGTTGATGGTACCAAAGCTGTCGATGTACTTGGCCAATTCCCACTCCCTGTTGAAGTGATTCCAATGGCACGCTCTTTCGTTGCTCGTGAACTGGTAAAACTAGGTGGAGATCCTGCATATCGTGAAGGTGTTATCACCGATAACGGCAACGTCATTCTCGATGTCCATAATATGCAAATTACTAATCCAAAAGAATTAGAAGACAAAATCAACGCCATTGCTGGTGTAGTAACTGTCGGTTTGTTTGCTCACCGTGGCGCCGATATTGTTATCACAGGCACTCCAGAAGGTGCCCATATAGAAGAGTAATGACTTTACCCAAGTAGCCGTAAAGTGCCTTGTTCAGCGAGACGCTCTCAAAGTCACTTGGGTATAGCAGTGTCAAAATACTATATACAAAATATATATACCCAAATAACCTCAAGATGAACGCAGCATCTTGAGGTTATTTGGGTATAAACGGTGCCGAAATGCACCGTTTTTTATACCGACCAAGAAAAGCATACCTTAAAACATAATTTTCTTACCCAAAGCAATTTTTTTTGTTACTTTATTGATAGATATCGCACAGGAAAACGATTGCTTCCTTCATAAACGTATTCGTTTAATCGTTTTTCTCACCTGCGTTCATTTAGCTCACTTCCCATGTTAAGGACGATAAAATGGCAAAAATTTCATTAGAAAAAGATAAAATAAAAATTCTCTTACTCGAAGGCCTCCATCCTTCTTCTGTTGAAGTACTCCAAGCGGCAGGTTATAGCAATATTGATTATCATAAAGGCTCGCTCTCTGAAGAAGAGTTGCTCAAAGCAGTAAAAGATGTCCACTTTATCGGTATCCGTTCTCGTACTCATTTATCTGAAAAAGTCATTAGCGCTGCCAATAAACTTGTTGCGATTGGGTGTTTTTGTATTGGCACCAATCAGGTCGATCTCACTGCTGCCGCCAATCGCGGAATTCCAGTATTTAATGCGCCCTTTTCTAATACTCGCAGTGTAGCAGAACTCGTCCTTGGCCAAATCCTTCTACTATTAAGAGGTATTCCAGAGAAAAATGCCTTAGCCCATCGAGGAGTTTGGAAGAAAAGTGCTGACCATTCCTACGAAGCACGTGGAAAACGACTGGGTATTATCGGCTACGGTCATATCGGTACTCAGTTGGGTATCATCGCTGAAAACTTAGGTATGCGTGTTTACTACTACGATATCGAGAATAAGCTCTCACTTGGTAACGCAACCCAAGTCTTTACCATGAGTGACTTACTGAATAAATGTGATGTAATTTCTCTCCATGTTCCCGAAACACCAGAAACAAAAAATATGATGGGCAGTGAAGAGTTTGCCCGCATGAAGCCGGGTGCCATTTTTATTAATGCAGCTCGTGGCACTGTTGTCGATATTCCAGCCCTATGTCACAGCTTAGAATCCGGCCATATTGCCGGTGCTGCGATTGATGTTTTTCCAGTAGAACCCAAAACTAATGCCGATCGTTTCGAGTCTCCACTGCAGCAATTTGATAATGTCATCTTAACTCCGCATGTGGGTGGCTCAACACAAGAAGCTCAAGAAAATATCGGTGTAGAAGTGGCAGGAAAATTAGCCAAATACTCAGATAATGGTTCAACGTTATCCAGTGTTAATTTTCCAGAAGTGTCTTTGCCTGAGCATCGTGAGTGCTCTCGCTTATTACACATTCACAAAAATCGCCCAGGTATCCTAACTCAAATCAACACTATCTTCGCTGAAGAAGGCATTAACATCGCAGGTCAGTACTTACAAACAGCAGCTGAGATTGGTTATGTGGTCATTGATGTTGAAACACATCGCTCAGAAGAAGCATTAGTTAAATTAAAAGGAATTGAAGGCACAATACGAGCGCGCATCCTTCACTAAAAGTAAGCATATAAAAAAGCAGGGGGAATCATAGCATCCCCTCTGCTGTCTCACTTCTCGCTTTACTTCAGCTTATAAATCACATCCACTTGATCACGAATAATCAAGTTGGAATCCTGATATCCATTCGAGTTTTGCTCTGTATCCATCATCATTGAACGCATGATTACAGGCTGAGAGGGAGCCCTATCATCATTAATCAACCAAATATCACCCAATTTTTTATCAAAACCTTGCGCCAAAAAGTCTGCTTTGCTTTTTGCGTCTTGGATCGCGGCTAAACGTGCTTTTTGCTGATATTTCGTCTGATCTGAAACTTTCAATTGGATATTATCCACTTGGTTAATACCCGATTTTAGTGCCATATCAAGATATTGGTTTAGTTTGGCTAAATCCATAACCACAACATCTACCGTTCGTGATGCACGGTAACCGACAAGTTCAGAGCTGCCCGATTTCGGATAATGATATTGAGGTGAAATGTACAAATTTGAACTGCTGATATTGCTTTTGGAAATACCAATATCTTCTAAGCTTTTTAGGAAACGCTCGACAACACCATCTACTGCTTGTTTTGCCTGCTCCGCTGTTAATGTTGTCTCGACTACTCTAACCGAAAATGTTGCCATATCGGGCTTTGCTGAAATTTCACCATAACCTGTTGTTGTGACATGAGGAAAGTTAAGCCCTTCATCAGCGTAAACAGAAACACAGCAAATACTTAACGTAGTAACCAACAAACTTGAAAACCATTTCATTTAATAAACCCATCCATAATAAATATTCACAGCTCAAACTCTGAGTCAGTTGACCTTGAGACTAGACTAAAATGACCGAATAACCCTTTTGGATAAAAAGAGCTTTTTACATCGTTCTCAATTATCTAGGAAACTAAACACGGCACCAAACTGCTCGGTTTAGGCAACCTTTAGACTACGCATAGCTTGAGCTTATCTCCTAAGTGCCTGAAGAGTACTTTCAAGAGCATCTTGGGGCCACTCAGGCATATGCTATTATAGGAATATATCTGTAGGATCTAAGCCCCCCGCACAAGACTTGACACAATCCTGACTTTAAGCAGACCTTTAGCCAACAACCTTACTGCGGTAAATGATCTTGTGCATAATGCACGATTGCTTGAGAGATTTCCTGAAGTACTCCCGTTTCAAGCTGCCAATGATGCCAGTAAATTCGATAAGACATCACAAGCCCCGGGGTAATATCTATCAGCCTGCCCTGTTCTAATTCATCTTTAACCTGTATAAACGGGATCAAACAGTAAGCAACGCCAGCCAAAGCCATTTTTAAAAATGCTTCTGAGTTACTAATATTGTGATGAATGATGCTGTCTAACCTTACATCGAAATGCTCGGTCAAAAACTTTTTATGCAAATCATCGTATTTATCATATGAGACTGCTGGAGCCAGAGATAATGTTTGCCTATTAACACCATGACTGAAGAAACGTTGATAAAAATCGCAGCTTGCCACACACACGTAGTCCATACGGCCAAGATAATCGGCACGACAGCCCGCAATGGCATGTGGCTCAAGGCTAATAGCCCCAGCAACCTCACCACTTTTTAATTTTTCAAGCGACCGCGATTCACCATAAATAGTCATCTTCAGCTCAACCTGTCTTTGCTTCATAATATTCTCTAAAGCAGGTAATAACCAAGTCGCCAAGCTATCTGCATTAGTCGCTAAAGAAAGTTGAACAGGGCGAGTTTCACTGTCATTTTTCAGTTCCGGAAGAATATCATTTTCTAATAAACGTACTCTTCGATATAGCCCAAGTAACTTTTTACCAATGACTGTAGGTTGAGGAGGTTGCCCGCGAATTAAAACCGATTGAGCAATGTATTTTTCGAGCTGCTTAATTCTTTGGGACACCGCAGACTGAGAGACAAATAGGTGTTCAGCCGCTCTCTCAAAACTGCCTTGATAGATCACCGCATCAAGCGCTTCTAACCATTTATAATCCAGTCCTCGCACAATAACTCCAACCCTTCATAAGCAAAACTTATATAATATTAATATCATTAATTATACTTATTCAAATAAAATCGTTACCTTACCGCCCTAGTTTGTACCCAAATGACCTCAAGATACTTGATTCAGAGCGAGTGCCCTTAACTCGCTGAACACAGCATCTTGAAATCATTTGGGTATATATTTTAAACATCATTATTTGAGGTAAACATAGTGAGTCTTGGCGTTTTATTACAAGGGTTTGGTTTAGGGGCTTCGATGATTATCCCGATCGGTGCACAAAATGCTTATGTCCTGAACCAAGGGATCAAACGCCACCATCACCTTACTACGGCAACCATTTGTAGTTTGCTTGACACCGTGTTTATATCTTTGGGGATCTTTGGCGGTGGAGCGCTATTATCTCAAAATGAAATGCTACTCAATTTAGTCACACTCGGCGGAATCCTTTTTCTTACTGCTTATGGGCTACTGTCTTTAAAAAATGCTTTTAGCTCCACACAAACAGCAACCTCGCAGCAAGAGATCGCTACCCGAGGACGTAAGACTGTGATTTTAGGTGCCTTAGCTGTCACAGTTCTAAACCCTCACTTGTATTTGGATACTGTAGTTATACTTGGCTCTATCGGTGGCCAGTTTGAAGGCGATGAGCGTTTATCCTTCGCTATCGGTACTATCATGGCTTCTTTCGTCTGGTTTTACACTCTGTCAATCAGTGCAGCTAAACTTGGACCGACTCTATCAAAACCGAAGGTGAAAAAAGGCTTGGACATTGCGATTGCTTGTATGATGTTCACGATCGCATCACTGCTGGTCAACGAGTTACTTAAGAGTAATATTTAGTCTCGCATTTTATCCAGACTTCTCAAGTTACCGACTGAATCACATCGTTGATTGAGCCTAAACGTATTTGGCTAAAAATATATTTATCTCTAACAATAAGCGAGGCTATTGCCTCGCTTAGTCAATGTATGAATATACTTAGATAAAATTATGCATTCACTTTATTTACATGCACATCCATCTGTGGATATGGTATTTCAATCCCTGCCGCATCTAATGCTTCTTTCAACGCCTGAGTCGAGTCAAAATGAACTCCCCAGTAATCGCCGGTTTTACACCATGGCCTCACGACAATATTAACGGAAGAATCTGCGAGTTCAACAACACCTATCGTCATATCCGGGTCCTTAAGAATACGAGGATCTTTTTCTAGCGTTTCACGAATAATTTGTTGAGTTTTCTGTAAATCAGCGTTGTATGAAACACCAATCATCATATCAACTCTGCGTGTATCATGGCGAGAGTAGTTCGTGATCGCCCCACCAATAACAGCAGAATTAGGAACAACGATCATTTTATTGTCTGGGCTTTTCAAAACCGTTTGGAAAATTTGGATCGAGTCTACCGTACCAGCGGTTCCGCCGACCTCAACATAATCACCAGACTTAAACGGACGGAAAGCCACAATAAGAACCCCTGCGGCAAAGTTCGATAGAGACCCCTGTAAAGCCAAACCGACAGCTAAACCAGCAGCACCAATAATCGCAACAACAGAAGCCGTTTGAACGCCTAAACGCCCTAGTGCTGCAATCAACACAATAACAAACAGAAGATAACGAACTAGACCATGGACGAATTCGACAACCGCCTTATCCATGTTTTTCTTTTCAAGCACTTTTGCAACACTGCCTGCAATAGCCTTGACAATAATGTTACCGATAAAAAGAATCAGTATTGCGGAAATAATATTCACACCATACTGCACGATAAGGTCAGAGTTATCATTCAGCCAAGCTGATGCTTTATCCACCCCTCCGGAAATCGAGGTTTCCAACCCCGTCGAATCTCCTGCCATAATTCCTACCCTCAAATTAACTCAATCATTGAGCAGCCATAAAGGAAAACCTGTTCGCTCTTTCTTTACCACTACTCCTCGCTTAAATTGGTGAACGGTCATTGTTTTTTGTGGCGCTTGTTATGCCAGAGCTCTGGTACATAGGCGTGAGTAAAGAATGGCAAAACAGTGCGTTATCCAATAGTTCCGACACCGTCCTGTTAAAGGGTATGCAATGCTTTTACATTTTTCCACCAAGTTGACTAAATTTTATTCTTCTTTATTGATGACTTAGCACATTGAAAGCAGAAAAAAGTAATAAGATTATAAATAAAGCTTAGCAATAAAATTTCTTACGAAATTCAATTAAACATTCTGTTCAAGTGGCCCCCCAAAGTAGCTTGAAAACAATAAAAAAAAGCCCACTCAAAAGAGCGGGCTAACTTTTAATCTCGAATCAGACGATTACAGTACATCAACTGCGTTTAGGTCTGCGAATGCTTTCTCTAGACGAGCAACCATTGAAGTTTGACCAGCACGTAGCCATACACGTGGATCGTAGTACTTCTTGTTTGGCGCATCTTCGCCAGTTGGGTTACCAATTTGACCTTGTAGGTAATCGTGGTTCTCTGCTTCGTACTTGCGGATACCATCCCATGTTGCCCACTGTGTATCAGTATCGATGTTCATTTTGATCACACCGTAGCCGATAGACTCTTGGATTTCAGCTTCAGTTGAGCCAGAACCACCGTGGAATACGAAGTTTAGAGCGTTAGGTGCAATACCAAACTTCTCAGCACAGTATGCTTGAGAATCACGTAGGATAGTTGGCGTTAGTACAACGTTACCTGGTTTGTAAACACCGTGTACGTTTCCGAAAGAAGCAGCGATAGTGAAGCGTGGGCTCACAGCGCTTAATTTTTCGTATGCGTAAGCAACGTCTTCTGGAGAAGTGTAAAGCTCAGATGCATCCATATCAGAGTTATCTACGCCGTCTTCTTCACCACCAGTACAACCTAGTTCGATCTCGATTGTCATGTTCATTTTAGCCATGCGCTCTAGGTACTTAGCACATGTCTCGATGTTCTCTTCTAGAGACTCTTCAGAAAGGTCTAGCATGTGAGAAGAGAATAGAGGCTTACCAGTTTGAGCGAAGAACTCTTCACCCGCATCTAGTAGACCGTCGATCCATGGAAGAAGCTTCTTTGCAGCGTGGTCAGTATGAAGAATAACAGGTACGCCGTAAGCTTCAGCAACCGCGTGAACGTATTTAGCGCCTGCTACAGCACCAAGGATTTGAGGACCTTGACCTTCAAGTTTTACGCCTTTACCAGCAAAGAAAGCCGCACCGCCGTTAGAGAATTGAATCACAACTGGCGCTTTCACTTTTGCCGCAGCTTCCAGTACTGCGTTTACAGAGTCAGTACCTACTACGTTTACAGCTGGAAGGGCAAAATTGTTCTCTTTTGCTACTTCAAATACTTTCTGTACGTCATCGCCAGAAATAACACCTGGTTTTACAAAGTCGAAGATCTTAGACATGGAGGTCATCCTATTTATCTGTCGTTTTTTAAACAAAACTTATTAAATTAACAATCTAGCAAACGTTTGCTCACAACATACCCTATTTTATCAGAGTTCGTTTCTCGTTGCAGCAAACAGAAAGCGGGAGAATCCTCTCCCGCTTTATAAGCAATTATTTTGCGCGTGCTTCTAGCATTTTTACTGCAGGAAGTACTTTACCTTCTACGAACTCAAGGAAAGCACCGCCACCCGTAGAGATGTATGAAACATCGGCTTTGATACCGAACTTATCGATAGCGGCTAACGTGTCACCACCACCAGCTACAGAGAAACCTGCAGATTCAGCGATTGCTTTAGAGATACCAGCCGTACCCGCTTCGAAGTTTTTGAATTCGAATACGCCAACAGGACCATTCCAAAGGATCGTTTTTGCATTACCAATGATTTCAGCTAGAGCAGCCGTTGACTCTGGACCTAGGTCGAAAATCATGTCGTCATCTTGAACTTCGGAAACGTGCTTGATTTCAGCTTCTGCGTTCTCGTCGAATGCTTTCGCACATGCCACGTCCGTTGCTACTGGAATAGCACACTCTTTCATTAGTTTCTGAGCTGTTTCAATTAGGTCTGCTTCGTATAGAGACTTACCTACATTGTGACCTTCAGCTGCAATGAATGTGTTAGCAATACCACCCCCAACAACAAGTTGGTCAGCGATTTTAGATAGAGACTCAAGCACCGTTAGTTTCGTCGATACCTTAGAGCCGCCAACGATAGCGACTAGTGGACGCTCTGGGTTATCCATTGCTTTACCTAGTGCTTCTAGTTCAGCCGCAAGAAGAGGACCAGCACAAGCGATAGGAGCAAACATACCAACACCGTGAGTAGATGCTTGAGCACGGTGAGCCGTTCCAAATGCGTCCATTACAAAGATGTCACATAGCGCAGCGTATGCTTTAGATAGTTCTTCTTCGTTTTTCTTCTCGCCTTTATTAAAGCGAACGTTTTCAAGAACAACCAGTTCACCAGTGTTGAGTTCTAGACCGTTTAAGTAGTCTTTCGCTAGTTTAACTTCACAATCAAGAGCATCGTTTAAGTAGTTAACGACAGGTTGTAGAGAGAACTCTTCAGCGTATTCACCTTCAGTTGGGCGACCTAGGTGAGATGTAACCATCACTTTCGCGCCTGCTTCTAAACAGTGCTTGATAGTTGGAAGAGATGCGATGATACGTGCATCTGAAGTTACTTTACCGTCTTTTACTGGCACGTTTAGGTCAGCACGGATAAATACACGTTTACCTGCAAGATCCAGGTCAGTCATCTTGATTACAGACATGATGTGTCCTCTCAATTATTTAATCATTAAAAGTTTTTGAAAACTTGGCAATCCTGCCAAGCCTGTTAATTCTTCAAACTGGTTTTAGATATGGAGATACATCTTATTTATTTCAAGGCCTGAAATAAAGATTTTCTCCATCGCTGCTTCGTGATTAACGAGCCGTATGTGAAGTCGCTTGCATGGCTAAAGCGGTATCCAGCATACGATTGGCAAAACCCCATTCGTTATCACACCAAACCAACATTTTCACGAGGTGCCCATTACTCACTCGGGTTTGCGTTCCATCCACTATGGCACTATGAGAGTCATGATTAAAGTCAATGGAAACAAGCGGCGCTTCAGTATAGTCAACAATGTCACGTAATGTACACTGAGATGCCTTAACAATGGTTTGATTTATGTCATTAACTTTCACATTTGAACAGATTGTGACACTTAAATCCATTGCTGTGACATTTATGGTCGGAACTCGAACCGAAATAGCCTCAAATTTGTTGGAAAATTTCGGAAAAATCCTTTCAATACCTTTATGAAGTTTGGTATCAACAGGAATGATCGATTGGCTGGCAGAACGGGTTCGGCGCAAATCATCATGGTATGCGTCAATCACTTGTTGATCATGCATGGCAGAATGAATCGTCGTAATCGTACCCGATTCAATGCCAAAGGCCTCATCCAAAACTTTTATAATTGGCACAATACAATTGGTCGTACATGAACCATTGGACACAACACGGTGTTCATCTTTTAGGGTCTGGTGATTGACTCCAAAAATGATCGTATTGTCGACATCATGAGCACCGGGATGAGAGAAGAGTACTTTTTGGGCTCCGGCTCGAATGTGAGCCTGACCATCTGCCTGAGAACCAAATACTCCAGTACAATCCAGTACAATATCTATCTCAAGTTCATGCCATGGTAACCGCGCAATCTCCTCACACTGCAGAATTCGTATGCGATCACACGATTCACTATTTTGTGTGCTGGAGTCATGGTGGATATAGAGGTATCCCTGATCATGAGACACTTTTTTTTCAAAGCGGCCATGACTAGAGTCATACTGTAGCAAATGTGCCATCGCTTCCGGCTTAGCCAATTCATTCACAGCAACAATCTTGATATGATTTTGCTTACCACTTTCATATACTGCCCGCAGTACATTACGACCGATACGTCCAAATCCATTGATCGCAACTCTTAGCAT
This window of the Vibrio azureus genome carries:
- the ubiH gene encoding 2-octaprenyl-6-methoxyphenyl hydroxylase, yielding MTQYDVVIAGGAMAGATLALALDHLSEGSLTIAVVEPFKAQSGQHPGFDSRSIALSYGTINILRQLQLWSELEPYATSIERIHVSDRTHAGMTEITKQEVGVEALGYVVELADVGKIYQKLLAERNNISLFCPDSVMKIHREQDNVNIELESGECLEAKLLVAADGAVSQCCQQIGMTYTEHDFNQMAIIANVVTNEAHCGQAFERFTEHGPIALLPMSNNRMSLVWCLRPDEARSIIKLSDAEFLQRLQNDFGWRLGHIHKIGQRAHYPLLLRHRQQNISHRFAIIGNAAQTLHPIAGQGFNLGIRDVASLAEEIIKQRHDAGCFKGLMRFHQRREKDRNDTIWLTSSLVHTFSNDLPAMRIGRNFALATMDNLSVFKQPLIRQTLGVVTR
- a CDS encoding YecA family protein encodes the protein MSEIMLPEYQSIANELKSANLAVTPAELHGLLTGMLSGGIATSDNTWQPILFDYTNEGMGWPTAALALAQQVFKVTADELTGTSMELSLLLIEEPGDEGIFTLADSLSDFVNHFISGLGLAGITLSKASDDVKEALADLEEIAKLGIDEEDDLTEQAQLLEQVIEHVKACVLTIHAEHGHRPNTPQTPPTIH
- a CDS encoding cell division protein ZapA; translated protein: MSNQAVEVEILGKMTRVNCPSGQEESLIAAAKDLDRRLKEMAERTKVTNEIQLLTFAALNICHELQTKSYEANGQQREITERMEKLNNSLEQALTKTMQGQQ
- a CDS encoding 5-formyltetrahydrofolate cyclo-ligase — its product is MSDLSRQTLRKTIRQLRLSLEREKQIHAGKTLVKQCALLPEIQHAQHIALYLAADGELDTAPLIDWLWQQDKSVYLPVLHPFSPGHLLFLLYDKQKSLVPNQYGILEPKLDITDLKPLKELDIIFTPLVAFDNNGQRLGMGGGYYDRTLSGWFNSGEGAKPIGLAYDCQQVEQLPSEAWDIPLPKIVTPSKIWRWEK
- the rpiA gene encoding ribose-5-phosphate isomerase RpiA; translation: MTQDEMKKAAGWAALKYVEKGSIVGVGTGSTVNHFIDALGSIKDDIKGAVSSSVASTERLKELGIEVFECNDVIKLDVYVDGADEINATRDMIKGGGAALTREKIVAAISDKFVCIVDGTKAVDVLGQFPLPVEVIPMARSFVARELVKLGGDPAYREGVITDNGNVILDVHNMQITNPKELEDKINAIAGVVTVGLFAHRGADIVITGTPEGAHIEE
- the serA gene encoding phosphoglycerate dehydrogenase, giving the protein MAKISLEKDKIKILLLEGLHPSSVEVLQAAGYSNIDYHKGSLSEEELLKAVKDVHFIGIRSRTHLSEKVISAANKLVAIGCFCIGTNQVDLTAAANRGIPVFNAPFSNTRSVAELVLGQILLLLRGIPEKNALAHRGVWKKSADHSYEARGKRLGIIGYGHIGTQLGIIAENLGMRVYYYDIENKLSLGNATQVFTMSDLLNKCDVISLHVPETPETKNMMGSEEFARMKPGAIFINAARGTVVDIPALCHSLESGHIAGAAIDVFPVEPKTNADRFESPLQQFDNVILTPHVGGSTQEAQENIGVEVAGKLAKYSDNGSTLSSVNFPEVSLPEHRECSRLLHIHKNRPGILTQINTIFAEEGINIAGQYLQTAAEIGYVVIDVETHRSEEALVKLKGIEGTIRARILH
- a CDS encoding oxidative stress defense protein, producing MKWFSSLLVTTLSICCVSVYADEGLNFPHVTTTGYGEISAKPDMATFSVRVVETTLTAEQAKQAVDGVVERFLKSLEDIGISKSNISSSNLYISPQYHYPKSGSSELVGYRASRTVDVVVMDLAKLNQYLDMALKSGINQVDNIQLKVSDQTKYQQKARLAAIQDAKSKADFLAQGFDKKLGDIWLINDDRAPSQPVIMRSMMMDTEQNSNGYQDSNLIIRDQVDVIYKLK
- a CDS encoding LysR family transcriptional regulator ArgP, which codes for MRGLDYKWLEALDAVIYQGSFERAAEHLFVSQSAVSQRIKQLEKYIAQSVLIRGQPPQPTVIGKKLLGLYRRVRLLENDILPELKNDSETRPVQLSLATNADSLATWLLPALENIMKQRQVELKMTIYGESRSLEKLKSGEVAGAISLEPHAIAGCRADYLGRMDYVCVASCDFYQRFFSHGVNRQTLSLAPAVSYDKYDDLHKKFLTEHFDVRLDSIIHHNISNSEAFLKMALAGVAYCLIPFIQVKDELEQGRLIDITPGLVMSYRIYWHHWQLETGVLQEISQAIVHYAQDHLPQ
- a CDS encoding LysE/ArgO family amino acid transporter, which produces MSLGVLLQGFGLGASMIIPIGAQNAYVLNQGIKRHHHLTTATICSLLDTVFISLGIFGGGALLSQNEMLLNLVTLGGILFLTAYGLLSLKNAFSSTQTATSQQEIATRGRKTVILGALAVTVLNPHLYLDTVVILGSIGGQFEGDERLSFAIGTIMASFVWFYTLSISAAKLGPTLSKPKVKKGLDIAIACMMFTIASLLVNELLKSNI